A single Argentina anserina chromosome 7, drPotAnse1.1, whole genome shotgun sequence DNA region contains:
- the LOC126801960 gene encoding uncharacterized protein LOC126801960, translating to MAMRTVQNSSVDTINAAATAIVSAEARVQPTSVPKRRWGSCWSLYWCFGYQKNSKRIGHAVLVPEPTVSGVAVPAAENQTTSTSIVLPFIAPPSSPASFLPSEPPSSTQSPAGFMSFASLAANAYSPGGAQSMFTIGPYAYETQLVSPPVFSTVNTEPSTAPYTPPPESVQQTTPSSPEVPFAQLLTSSLDRSRRHSGGSQKFAWSYGEFQPYQQYPGSPGGQLRSPGSAISNSGTSSPFPDRYPVLEFHMGEAPKLLGFEHFSTHKWGSRLGSGSLTPDGAGLGSRLGSGTLTPDGYELGSRLASGSMTPNGVGIGSRLGSGCLTPDGTGPEFRDAVLLENKISEVASLANSESGCQNDGNVFDHRVSFELTYEDVACCLANKSGASFKTALESSKDMSAEFPNERHGSSITDKSSAGDSISRIPENALGEGEDHCYRKHRSITLGSTKDFNFDNTKADVPNKSDIGSEWWANKNVAAKESKPGNDWTFFPILQAGVR from the exons ATGGCGATGAGAACCGTCCAGAACAGCAGCGTCGACACCATCAACGCCGCCGCCACCGCCATCGTCTCCGCCGAGGCGCGCGTACAGCCCACCTCCGTCCCT AAAAGAAGATGGGGAAGTTGCTGGAGCCTGTATTGGTGCTTTGGGTATCAGAAGAACAGCAAGCGAATTGGCCATGCAGTCCTTGTTCCGGAGCCTACAGTATCAGGGGTTGCAGTTCCTGctgcagaaaaccaaacaaCCTCAACTTCTATTGTGCTCCCCTTCATTGCCCCTCCCTCTTCTCCTGCATCTTTTCTGCCTTCTGAACCGCCATCATCTACCCAATCACCTGCTGGTTTCATGTCCTTTGCTTCTCTTGCTGCCAATGCATACTCCCCAGGTGGAGCTCAGTCCATGTTTACCATTGGCCCTTATGCATATGAGACTCAATTAGTCTCGCCACCCGTATTCTCTACAGTCAACACTGAACCATCTACTGCTCCGTATACTCCCCCTCCTGAATCCGTGCAACAGACTACACCTTCATCCCCGGAAGTGCCATTTGCTCAGCTTTTGACATCTTCGTTAGACCGCAGTCGTAGACACAGTGGTGGCAGTCAGAAGTTTGCATGGTCCTATGGCGAATTCCAGCCTTACCAACAATATCCAGGAAGCCCAGGTGGCCAACTCAGATCACCAGGATCAGCAATATCAAATTCTGGCACATCTTCTCCTTTCCCTGACAGATATCCGGTGCTTGAATTTCACATGGGGGAAGCTCCCAAACTCTTAGGGTTTGAACATTTTAGCACTCATAAATGGGGTTCAAGGCTAGGTTCTGGATCATTAACACCAGATGGTGCGGGGTTGGGTTCCAGGCTTGGTTCTGGGACGCTAACGCCAGATGGCTATGAGCTAGGTTCAAGGTTAGCTTCTGGATCTATGACGCCCAATGGTGTGGGGATTGGTTCCAGGTTGGGTTCTGGATGTTTGACACCCGATGGTACAGGGCCTGAGTTTAGAGATGCTGTCCTTCTGGAGAACAAAATCTCTGAGGTGGCTTCCCTGGCCAACTCTGAGAGTGGATGTCAAAATGATGGAAATGTATTTGATCACAGGGTGTCATTTGAGTTAACTTATGAAGATGTAGCTTGCTGTCTTGCAAATAAATCAGGTGCATCATTTAAAACTGCATTAGAATCATCAAAGGATATGTCAGCTGAATTCCCCAATGAAAGACATGGGTCATCAATAACAGATAAGTCGAGCGCTGGGGACAGTATCAGTAGAATTCCTGAAAATGCTTTGGGAGAAGGGGAAGATCATTGTTATCGGAAGCATAGGTCAATCACCCTCGGGTCAACGAAGGACTTCAATTTTGACAACACAAAAGCTGATGTTCCCAATAAGTCGGACATTGGCTCAGAGTGGTGGGCAAACAAAAACGTTGCTGCTAAGGAATCGAAACCTGGCAATGACTGGACTTTCTTTCCTATTCTACAAGCTGGAGTTAGATGA
- the LOC126801971 gene encoding sec-independent protein translocase protein TATB, chloroplastic: protein MMAMASTTASAATLLCSPRSTKSAIHNPSCSSSLISHPKNQRLHLSAVFPQLGLSPFSPWSGLKHLGASVRPKSTKLERKGRCKGLVVYASLFGVGAPEALVIGVVALLVFGPKGLAEVARNLGKTLRAFQPTIRELQEVSRDFKSTLEKEIGLDDISSSTINTYNSKIMDTTSATPSTTGDSKTMTDPNGAPSPNRAYTSEEYLKITEEQLKATAAQNQGQTTSPVESQSTPQTSQGTVEETVDKTPPPQQSAGES, encoded by the exons ATGATGGCCATGGCCTCAACTACAGCGTCTGCTGCTACACTTCTGTGCTCACCCAGAAGCACAAAGTCAGCCATACACAACccatcttgttcttcttcactAATCTCACACCCCAAGAACCAAAGACTACATCTTTCAGCTGTGTTTCCTCAACTGGGTCTCAGCCCTTTCTCCCCATGGAGTGGATTGAAGCATTTGGGTGCCTCAGTCAGACCCAAGTCTACAAAGTTAG AGAGGAAGGGAAGGTGTAAAGGTCTGGTGGTTTATGCTTCTCTGTTTGGTGTTGGAGCTCCTGAGGCTCTGGTTATTGGGGTTGTGGCTTTGTTGGTGTTTGGTCCCAAAGGTCTTGCTGAG GTTGCTCGAAATTTAGGAAAGACGTTGCGTGCTTTTCAACCAACCATTAGAGAGCTACAG GAAGTTTCTAGGGATTTCAAGAGCACCCTTGAAAAGGAGATTGGTCTCGATGACATTTCAAGTTCAACTATAAACACATACAATTCCAAAATAATGGACACGACTTCAGCCACTCCATCAACTACTGGAGATTCCAAAACCATGACTGACCCCA ATGGGGCTCCCTCTCCTAATAGAGCATACACCAGCGAGGAGTACTTAAAGATCACAGAGGAGCAGCTAAAAGCAACAGCCGCACAAAATCAGGGGCAGACAACGTCTCCAGTCGAAAGTCAGTCTACACCTCAGACTTCCCaag GTACTGTTGAAGAAACTGTTGATAAAACGCCTCCACCCCAACAATCTGCAGGTGAGTCATAA
- the LOC126801963 gene encoding BAHD acyltransferase DCR produces MASETPKVKLTGTTHVKPSKKLGKKEHCQLVTFDLPYLAFYYNQKLLFYKGCDYEDMVKKLKDSLAVVLVEFYHLAGRLGKDEEGVFRVEYDDEMEGVEVAEAVAEEISIADLEVEEGTSSLKELIPYSLVLNLEGLQRPLLAVQLTKLKDGIAIGCAFNHAILDGTATWHFMSSWAEVCNGSPTISTRPFLERTKVRDTRVKLDLSLPPSNGKAAATNGTASTPQLRERVFKFSESAIDKIKSTVNANPPSDGSKPFSTFQSLSVHIWRHVTKARSLKPEDYTVFTVFADCRKRVDPPMPDSYFGNLIQAIFTATAAGPLAGNPPEFGAGVIQKAIESHNASAIEKRNKEWESAPKIFEFKDAGVNCVAVGSSPRFKVYEVDFGWGKPEGVRSGSNNRFDGMVYLYQGKSGGRSIDVEISLEAAAMEKLEQDEEFLLPVV; encoded by the exons ATGGCTTCAGAGACTCCCAAGGTGAAACTAACCGGCACAACCCATGTCAAGCCCAGCAAGAAGCTCGGGAAGAAGGAGCATTGCCAGCTGGTCACCTTCGACCTCCCCTACCTGGCCTTTTACTACAACCAGAAGCTACTGTTCTACAAGGGCTGTGACTACGAGGACATGGTGAAGAAGCTTAAGGACAGCCTTGCGGTGGTTCTGGTCGAGTTTTACCACCTGGCCGGGAGGCTCGGGAAAGACGAGGAGGGAGTGTTTAGGGTTGAGTATGATGATGAAATGGAGGGCGTCGAGGTTGCCGAGGCTGTCGCGGAGGAGATCAGCATAGCCGATCTGGAGGTTGAAGAAGGAACTAGCTCTTTAAAGGAGTTGATTCCTTATAGTCTGGTTCTGAACTTGGAGGGCCTGCAGAGGCCATTGCTAGCTGTTCAG TTAACCAAGCTGAAAGATGGGATAGCAATAGGGTGCGCCTTCAACCATGCGATCCTGGATGGCACCGCCACCTGGCACTTCATGAGCTCATGGGCTGAGGTCTGCAACGGGTCGCCCACCATCTCAACCCGGCCCTTCCTCGAACGCACCAAGGTCCGAGACACGCGCGTGAAGCTCGACCTCTCACTGCCTCCCTCCAACGGCAAAGCCGCCGCGACCAACGGCACCGCGTCAACCCCACAGCTCAGGGAGCGCGTCTTCAAATTCTCCGAGTCCGCCATCGACAAGATCAAGTCAACCGTCAACGCCAACCCTCCATCCGACGGCTCAAAACCGTTCTCCACTTTCCAGTCCCTCTCCGTCCACATATGGCGCCACGTCACCAAGGCGCGAAGCCTGAAGCCGGAGGACTACACCGTCTTCACCGTCTTCGCCGACTGCCGGAAAAGGGTCGACCCGCCAATGCCGGACAGTTACTTCGGCAACCTCATCCAGGCAATCTTCACCGCCACCGCCGCCGGACCACTCGCCGGAAACCCGCCGGAGTTCGGCGCCGGCGTGATTCAGAAAGCCATTGAGTCCCACAATGCCAGTGCAATTGAGAAGAGGAACAAGGAGTGGGAGAGCGCGCCGAAGATCTTCGAGTTCAAGGACGCCGGAGTGAACTGCGTGGCGGTGGGGAGCTCGCCGAGGTTCAAGGTTTATGAGGTGGATTTCGGGTGGGGAAAACCCGAGGGGGTTCGAAGCGGGTCGAACAACAGGTTCGATGGGATGGTTTACTTGTACCAGGGGAAAAGTGGAGGGAGGAGCATTGATGTGGAGATAAGCTTGGAGGCTGCAGCCATGGAGAAGCTAGAGCAAGACGAGGAGTTTCTTCTTCCAGTGGTTTGA
- the LOC126801966 gene encoding LOW QUALITY PROTEIN: UPF0496 protein At3g49070 (The sequence of the model RefSeq protein was modified relative to this genomic sequence to represent the inferred CDS: inserted 1 base in 1 codon): MRQKLSARIRKFASCTTPRPVTTSTSSIGVDVTEEYANAFRTESYLDFWTRVVALTNPGSNGSKLIPMESTTATRLSSYRLFVENLLDPDQTMITRILGVTRNHPKNYALLSDYFTQTANAFTLCGRLLKDIDHTRVNYHSFRTTLQSLNNCITPRTLNQLTKISIVLSPKRIQGVQIGCFDLLKRLELTRNKTRAKLRLAGKFQTGSAIFLVVVTATLSVIVVTHALAIVVAAPTLIATSLDLASSRRLARMAAQLDAATKGAYIVNRDLETVGRLVARLNDELEHMRGMVQFWVERGEEDWLQAGCEVARQLXKNDCNFRQQLDELEEHLFLCFMTINRARNLVVKEILDPGQTTTNSHATLAM; the protein is encoded by the exons ATGAGGCAAAAACTTAGCGCACGCATCCGAAAATTTGCTTCTTGTACAA CACCAAGACCCGTGACAACCTCAACTTCTTCAATCGGAGTGGATGTAACTGAAGAATACGCTAATGCCTTTCGCACAGAATCCTACCTCGACTTTTGGACACGTGTAGTCGCACTCACAAATCCCGGTTCTAACGGCTCCAAACTTATTCCAATGGAGTCGACAACTGCAACCCGGCTCTCATCCTATCGGCTTTTCGTGGAAAACCTTTTGGATCCGGATCAAACCATGATTACTCGGATATTGGGTGTAACTCGAAATCACCCAAAAAACTATGCACTTTTGTCCGACTATTTTACCCAAACCGCGAATGCTTTTACCTTATGTGGTCGCCTACTAAAAGATATCGACCATACACGTGTCAACTATCATTCTTTTAGAACCACACTCCAATCTCTTAATAATTGTATCACTCCCAGAACACTAAACCAACTTACCAAAATTTCTATTGTTTTATCTCCCAAACGGATTCAAGGTGTTCAAATAGGATGCTTCGATTTACTCAAACGGCTCGAGTTAACTCGCAACAAAACTAGAGCAAAACTAAGACTTGCGGGCAAATTCCAAACTGGCTCGGCTATCTTTTTAGTGGTGGTGACAGCTACACTAAGTGTTATTGTTGTCACACACGCACTTGCAATAGTTGTGGCCGCACCAACTCTTATAGCAACCTCACTCGACTTGGCATCGTCGAGGAGACTAGCTAGGATGGCGGCTCAACTCGATGCTGCCACCAAGGGAGCTTACATAGTAAACAGGGACTTAGAAACAGTGGGCCGGCTCGTGGCTAGGCTAAACGACGAGCTTGAGCACATGCGTGGGATGGTTCAGTTTTGGGTCGAGCGCGGCGAGGAAGACTGGCTCCAGGCCGGTTGCGAGGTGGCGCGCCAGC AAAAAAATGATTGTAACTTTAGGCAGCAGCTAGATGAGCTTGAGGAGCATTTGTTTCTGTGTTTCATGACTATCAACCGGGCTAGAAATCTTGTAGTGAAGGAGATTCTGGATCCGGGTCAGACCACAACAAATTCCCATGCCACATTAGCGATGTAG
- the LOC126801968 gene encoding rRNA 2'-O-methyltransferase fibrillarin 1-like, producing the protein MAPPRGRGGSGGFRGGRDGGRGGRSGGRGFGDRGSGFKPSGGRGGDRGRGRGRGDRGRGGRGGRGGMKGGTKVVVEPHRHAGVFLAKGKEDALVTRNMVPGEAVYNEKRITVQNEDGSKVEYRVWNPFRSKLAAAILGGVDDIWIVPGARVLYLGAASGTTVSHVSDLVGPTGVVYAVEFSHRSGRDLVNMAKKRTNVIPIIEDARHPAKYRMLVGMVDVIFSDVAQPDQARILALNASYFLKTGGHFVISIKANCIDSTVPAEAVFSSEVKKLQAEQFKPIEQVTLEPFERDHACVIGTYRVPKKSKSTA; encoded by the exons ATGGCACCTCCTCGAG GCCGTGGTGGTTCTGGTGGGTTCAGAGGTGGAAGGGATGGAGGGAGAGGAGGCCGAAGTGGGGGCCGTGGTTTCGGCGACAGAGGTAGTGGGTTTAAGCCCAGTGGAGGCCGAGGTGGTGACCGAGGCAGGGGCCGTGGCCGCGGCGACCGTGGAAGAGGAGGCCGCGGCGGTCGAGGAGGAATGAAGGGAGGGACCAAGGTTGTTGTTGAGCCTCATCGACACGCCGGGGTGTTCCTCGCTAAGGGTAAGGAGGATGCTCTTGTGACCAGGAACATGGTCCCCGGAGAAGCTGTCTACAATGAGAAGAGGATCACTGTTCAG AATGAGGATGGATCTAAAGTTGAGTATAGAGTTTGGAACCCTTTCCGTTCCAAGTTGGCAGCTGCTATTCTTGGTGGTGTCGATGACATATGGATT GTACCCGGTGCCCGGGTTCTCTACCTTGGGGCAGCTTCTGGTACCACAGTCTCTCACGTCTCGGACCTTGTTGGCCCT ACTGGAGTTGTGTATGCGGTGGAGTTTTCTCATAGAAGTGGCAGAGACTTGGTAAACATGGCCAAGAAGAGAACCAATGTCATACCAATTATTGAAGATGCTAGGCATCCAGCAAAATACCGTATGCTtgtgggcatggttgatgtcaTATTTTCTGATGTTGCACAACCTGATCAG GCTAGGATTCTAGCTTTGAATGCATCATATTTTCTAAAAACTGGAGGGCACTTTGTCATCTCTATCAAG GCTAATTGTATCGACTCCACTGTTCCTGCTGAGGCAGTGTTCTCTTCTGAGGTGAAGAAGCTGCAGGCAGAACAGTTTAAGCCTATTGAACAAGTGACTCTTGAACCTTTTGAGCGTGATCATGCTTGTGTTATTGGTACTTACCGTGTGCCGAAGAAATCAAAGTCCACCGCCTAG
- the LOC126801962 gene encoding protein DETOXIFICATION 35 has translation MEAPLLNAGGVQDYEPVTTFKEAREVAWKETVKLWRIGGPIALTIICNFGTNSVSTMFVGHIGNLELSAVAISLSVISTFSFGFLLGMGSALETLCGQAFGAGRVNMLGIYMQRSWIILLTTCIILTPLYCFSSPILKLLGQDDDVSDLAGTFTVYVIPQLFSLAINFPCQKFLQAQSKVVVLAWIGFIALMIHCGLLYLFIYVFDWGIYGAAIAFDITGWEIVIAQLVYIIGWCDEGWSGFSWLAFKDIWAFVKLSLESAVMLCLEIWYMMSLIILTGHLDNAIIALDSLSVCMNVNGWEAMLFIGINAAISVRVSNELGLGRPRAAKYSVYVTVAQSLLIGILCMVVILIAKNYFSVLFTSNAELQAAIAKLAWLLGITMVLNSVQPVISGVAIGGGWQGVVAYINLGCYYVFGLPLGFLLGYTLGWGVTGIWGGMIFGTALQTLLLIIILYRTNWNKEVEESSDRMKKWGGQDIKSDTAADSII, from the exons ATGGAGGCGCCGCTGCTGAATGCCGGAGGTGTCCAGGACTACGAGCCGGTGACAACTTTCAAGGAGGCTCGGGAGGTGGCGTGGAAGGAAACAGTGAAGCTATGGAGGATTGGTGGGCCTATAGCCTTAACCATAATCTGCAACTTCGGCACCAACTCGGTGTCCACCATGTTCGTCGGCCATATCGGAAACCTTGAGCTCTCCGCCGTCGCTATCTCTCTCTCCGTCATCAGCACCTTCTCTTTTGGCTTCCTG CTTGGTATGGGAAGTGCACTAGAGACATTATGTGGTCAAGCATTTGGAGCTGGACGTGTTAACATGCTTGGTATCTACATGCAAAGGTCATGGATCATTCTATTGACAACCTGCATTATCCTCACGCCACTCTACTGCTTCTCTTCCCCAATCTTAAAGCTTCTTGGCCAAGATGATGATGTATCCGACCTCGCAGGGACATTTACCGTGTATGTGATCCCTCAGCTATTCTCACTTGCCATCAATTTCCCTTGCCAAAAATTCCTGCAGGCGCAAAGCAAAGTCGTAGTTCTTGCTTGGATCGGATTCATAGCCCTAATGATTCACTGTGGACTTCTTTACCTCTTCATTTATGTGTTCGATTGGGGGATATATGGTGCAGCTATAGCTTTTGACATAACAGGATGGGAAATTGTGATTGCTCAACTTGTTTATATAATTGGTTGGTGTGACGAAGGGTGGAGCGGCTTTTCATGGTTGGCATTCAAAGACATTTGGGCCTTTGTAAAGCTTTCGCTTGAATCGGCTGTCATGCTCTGCCTTGAGATTTGGTACATGATGAGTTTGATCATTCTTACTGGTCATCTGGACAATGCTATCATCGCTCTTGATTCGCTTTCTGTTTG CATGAATGTCAATGGATGGGAAGCTATGTTGTTCATTGGAATCAATGCTGCTATTAG TGttcgagtttctaatgaactAGGATTGGGGCGTCCAAGAGCAGCTAAATACTCAGTCTATGTGACAGTGGCTCAATCTCTACTAATTGGAATTTTATGCATGGTTGTCATCTTGATTGCCAAAAACTACTTCTCTGTCCTCTTCACAAGCAATGCCGAATTGCAAGCAGCCATTGCAAAGTTAGCATGGCTTCTTGGAATCACTATGGTTCTCAACAGTGTCCAGCCTGTGATTTCAG GTGTTGCTATCGGAGGTGGATGGCAAGGAGTTGTGGCTTATATTAACTTGGGTTGTTACTACGTTTTTGGGCTCCCTTTGGGATTCCTTCTTGGTTATACACTAGGCTGGGGAGTGACA GGAATTTGGGGAGGCATGATATTTGGAACAGCTCTTCAAACCTTGCTGCTCATTATAATACTTTACAGAACCAACTGGAACAAGGAG GTAGAAGAAAGTTCAGACCGGATGAAGAAATGGGGAGGACAAGACATTAAAAGTGACACAGCTGCTGATAGTATAATTTGA
- the LOC126801961 gene encoding protein DETOXIFICATION 34-like has product METQTVPLLIIKPNPDEFEDYAPVKSLEEAVSVFWKETVKLWKIAAPVAITMLFQFMIQSVTTIFVGHLGDLELSTVSLAHNVIGNISYGFLQGMAIALGTLCGQAYGAGQVGSLGIYLQRSWIVLSITSLILSLAYIYATPILMILGQDPQIANLAGKYSRSILPEMFSSTLNLSTQKFLQAQSKVGVITWMAFAALIAQTGLLHLFINIFGWGLEGAAAAYNITNWGIAVGQGVYCVFCCKDAWNTGFSWLAYKDIWAFAKLSFASCFMFCFELWYAMSVNILVGVLPNAVIALGSFSICTNFQNWELMLLVGINAAISIRVSNELGKGHPRTAKYSVCVAVSQSLMVGTLSMIIIFISRNYIPFIFTDSGDMQRAVARLAYLLGVTMLLNSVTQVLSGVAVGGGWQAMVAYINLGCYYLFGLPLAILLGFKLKLGAMGLWGGMMSGSALQILFLLILTSTTNWDTEVEQTTRRIKRWGNQEKKSDREDSLLGL; this is encoded by the exons ATGGAAACACAGACGGTACCCTTGTTGATCATCAAACCTAATCCAGATGAGTTTGAAGACTATGCGCCAGTGAAGAGCTTAGAGGAGGCCGTCTCGGTCTTTTGGAAAGAGACGGTGAAGTTGTGGAAGATTGCAGCTCCAGTTGCAATAACAATGTTGTTTCAGTTTATGATTCAATCTGTCACCACTATATTCGTAGGCCATCTCGGAGACCTTGAACTCTCTACGGTTTCACTTGCTCACAATGTCATTGGCAATATCTCTTATGGTTTCCTG CAAGGTATGGCAATTGCATTGGGAACACTTTGTGGTCAAGCATACGGTGCGGGCCAAGTTGGTTCCCTCGGCATCTATTTGCAGCGCTCATGGATTGTCCTATCCATCACTTCTTTGATCCTTTCCTtagcttatatatatgcaactcCAATCCTAATGATTTTAGGCCAAGATCCTCAAATAGCTAATCTTGCCGGAAAGTATAGCAGGAGTATTCTTCCTGAAATGTTCTCTTCTACTCTCAACCTGTCCACCCAAAAGTTCCTTCAGGCTCAAAGCAAGGTTGGCGTAATCACATGGATGGCCTTTGCAGCGCTCATTGCGCAAACTGGACTTCTTCATCTCTTCATCAACATTTTCGGGTGGGGATTAGAGGGTGCAGCTGCAGCTTATAACATAACAAATTGGGGAATTGCAGTCGGTCAAGGTGTGTATTGTGTGTTCTGTTGCAAAGATGCTTGGAATACTGGATTTTCATGGTTGGCATATAAAGACATTTGGGCTTTTGCAAAGCTTTCCTTTGCTTCATGCTTCATGTTTTGCTTCGAGTTATGGTATGCCATGAGTGTGAACATTCTCGTCGGTGTCCTTCCAAATGCAGTGATTGCTCTTGGCTCCTTCTCTATATG CACCAACTTTCAGAATTGGGAGCTCATGTTGTTGGTTGGAATAAATGCTGCCATAAG CATTCGAGTCTCCAATGAACTAGGGAAGGGGCACCCAAGAACTgcaaaatactcagtttgtgTTGCTGTATCACAGTCTCTCATGGTTGGCACCTTGTCCATGATTATCATCTTCATATCTAGAAACTACATTCCCTTTATCTTCACAGACAGTGGAGATATGCAACGAGCAGTAGCTCGTTTAGCATATCTTCTCGGAGTAACCATGCTTCTCAACAGTGTGACACAAGTGTTATCTG GTGTTGCTGTTGGAGGTGGATGGCAAGCGATGGTAGCTTacataaatttgggttgttaCTATTTGTTTGGTCTTCCACTTGCAATCCTTCTTGggtttaaattaaaattggGTGCCATG GGACTATGGGGAGGCATGATGAGTGGAAGTGCTCTTCAAATCCTATTCCTACTGATTCTGACTTCTACAACCAACTGGGACACCGAG GTGGAGCAAACCACAAGGCGCATAAAGAGGTGGGGGAACCAAGAAAAGAAATCTGATCGAGAAGATAGCTTGCTGGGATTATAA
- the LOC126801972 gene encoding uncharacterized protein LOC126801972 isoform X1, with the protein MEALIGKVNAEGAGLLQGSGWVWLALDKETKKLVVEPQKISYNFDNLASFSQLLFPSCESEYKILCAQTPESKNFMGFSFLNGVFMVLLNLILELNSVGFYQVEQTTRRIKWGSQEVRTC; encoded by the exons ATGGAAGCTTTAATTGGAAAGGTCAATGCAGAAGGTGCTGGCTTGCTGCAGGGTTCTGGATGGGTG TGGCTGGCTCTAGACAAAGAAACGAAGAAGCTTGTGGTTGAACCGCAGAAAATCAG CTACAACTTTGACAACCTGGCATCTTTTAGTCAGCTTTTGTTCCCTTCGTGTGAATCTGAGTACAAGATTCTTTGTGCACAAACCCCTGAATCAAAGAACTTTATGGGGTTTAGCTTTCTGAATGGGGTCTTCATGGTACTTTTAAATCTGATCCTGGAGCTCAATTCTGTCGGCTTTTATCAG GTGGAGCAAACCACGAGGCGCATAAAGTGGGGAAGCCAAGAAGTAAGAACTTGCTGA
- the LOC126801972 gene encoding uncharacterized protein LOC126801972 isoform X2 produces MEALIGKVNAEGAGLLQGSGWVWLALDKETKKLVVEPQKISYNFDNLASFSQLLFPSCESEYKILCAQTPESKNFMGFSFLNGVFMVLLNLILELNSVGFYQEVSFLYLQFLQHALLK; encoded by the exons ATGGAAGCTTTAATTGGAAAGGTCAATGCAGAAGGTGCTGGCTTGCTGCAGGGTTCTGGATGGGTG TGGCTGGCTCTAGACAAAGAAACGAAGAAGCTTGTGGTTGAACCGCAGAAAATCAG CTACAACTTTGACAACCTGGCATCTTTTAGTCAGCTTTTGTTCCCTTCGTGTGAATCTGAGTACAAGATTCTTTGTGCACAAACCCCTGAATCAAAGAACTTTATGGGGTTTAGCTTTCTGAATGGGGTCTTCATGGTACTTTTAAATCTGATCCTGGAGCTCAATTCTGTCGGCTTTTATCAG GAAGTATCTTTTCTGTATTTGCAGTTCTTACAACATGCGCTGCTCAAATAG